A window of the Butyricimonas virosa genome harbors these coding sequences:
- a CDS encoding ParA family protein, with translation MSKIIAIANQKGGVGKTTTSVNLAASLAVLEQKVLLVDADPQGNATTGVGYDLKELKATIYECLVDGLEPKEAILKTDIENLFLLPSNIDLVGAELEMLNFEEKESIMAKVLAKVKDDYDYILIDCSPSLGLLTVNSLAAANSVMIPVQCQYFALEGLGKLLNTIKIIQKRLNTALEIEGFVLTMYDGRVRLSNQVVAEVRKHFEEMVFDTLIQQNVKLAEAPSYGQPVILYDAECRGSVNYLSLANELLEKNKKIV, from the coding sequence ATGTCAAAAATTATAGCTATCGCGAACCAAAAGGGAGGTGTTGGAAAGACAACGACGTCTGTAAACTTGGCGGCTAGTTTGGCTGTACTGGAACAGAAAGTGTTGTTGGTTGATGCTGATCCTCAAGGGAATGCGACAACGGGAGTGGGATATGATTTAAAGGAATTGAAGGCGACTATCTACGAATGTCTGGTGGACGGGTTGGAGCCGAAAGAGGCTATCTTGAAGACGGACATTGAGAATTTGTTTTTGTTGCCTTCCAATATAGATTTGGTGGGAGCCGAGTTGGAGATGTTGAATTTCGAGGAGAAGGAGAGTATCATGGCGAAGGTGTTGGCAAAGGTGAAAGATGACTACGATTATATATTAATCGACTGTTCGCCTTCACTGGGTTTGTTGACCGTGAATTCATTGGCTGCGGCCAATTCAGTGATGATTCCCGTGCAATGCCAGTATTTTGCATTGGAAGGATTGGGTAAGTTATTAAATACAATCAAGATTATCCAGAAACGTTTGAACACGGCTTTGGAAATTGAAGGATTCGTGCTGACCATGTATGACGGGCGTGTCCGTCTGTCGAACCAGGTGGTTGCCGAGGTCCGGAAGCATTTCGAGGAGATGGTTTTCGACACGTTGATTCAACAGAACGTAAAACTGGCAGAGGCCCCGAGTTACGGACAACCGGTTATCCTCTACGATGCCGAGTGTCGCGGTTCCGTGAATTATTTGAGTTTGGCAAACGAATTGTTGGAGAAAAACAAAAAAATAGTTTAG